In Streptomyces sp. NBC_00341, the DNA window TGCCCTCCGCACGGGCAGCGCCCTGGCTGACGCAGGTGTTGCCGAACGTGGCGTTCCCGATGCCGATCACGTTCGCGTGAGCGGCCCCGACCGGGAGCAGCGCCGCCCCGGCCACCGCACCCAGTACCGCGGCCCGCGCACCCGCACGTCCCGCGACACCGCCCGCACTTCGCGTCTCCACGCCCATCGCGCTCCTCCTTCACCCGGAACCGCGTCCCGGTGCCCGTACCTGTACGGATGACGTCGGCCGGAGGGATTCCGGCCGCACCCGCACAACGACGGAACCCGGCTCACGACACGTGGGCATCACCCGGGATCCGGCGAAAAAGGAGACTCCGCTACTTGAAGGGTCCTCCGGTGCTCGAAGGAGACTCCGCTACTTGACCGGGCGCAGCCCCAGCGGGCCCGCGATCTCCTCGACCATGACGCGGCCCGCCTCCTCGGCCAGGTCGTCGTCGCCGGCGTCCTGGTCGGTGTCCAGGCCGTCGAGGG includes these proteins:
- a CDS encoding chaplin family protein yields the protein METRSAGGVAGRAGARAAVLGAVAGAALLPVGAAHANVIGIGNATFGNTCVSQGAARAEGTTVTGSGVGSGNLAGLPLDLPRNHCGNSGIICTAVFMSSV